Proteins encoded together in one Variovorax paradoxus window:
- the glcF gene encoding glycolate oxidase subunit GlcF: protein MQTELAPEFRDTDEGREAEAILRKCVHCGFCTATCPTYQLLGDELDGPRGRIYLIKQVLEGKEPTRSTQLHLDRCLTCRNCESTCPSGVQYGHLVDIGRKIVDEKVPRPAMESATRWLLKEGLPSPLFAPAMKLGQAVRGLLPDALKAKVPARQEAGAWPTATHARKVLMLAGCVQPSMMPNINTATARVLDAAGIQAVVAKEAGCCGAVKFHLNDQEGGKAQMRANIDAWWPQVERNEVEAIVMNASGCGVTVREYGHMLQHDPAYAAKAARISQLTRDLSELLPALVPALKARVRAPEGVVAYHPPCTLQHGQKLRGGVETHLRALGFEVRVAMNEAHLCCGSAGTYSVLQPELAYPLRDRKLGHLRQLQPSVIASANIGCITHLQSGSEETPVRHWVELLDAALAAA from the coding sequence ATGCAAACCGAACTCGCCCCTGAATTCCGCGACACCGACGAAGGCCGCGAGGCCGAAGCCATTCTGCGCAAATGCGTGCACTGCGGCTTCTGCACCGCCACCTGCCCCACCTACCAGTTGCTCGGCGACGAACTCGACGGCCCGCGCGGACGCATCTACCTGATCAAGCAAGTGCTCGAAGGCAAGGAGCCCACGCGCAGCACGCAACTGCACCTGGACCGTTGCCTCACCTGCCGCAACTGCGAAAGCACCTGCCCGAGCGGCGTGCAATACGGTCACCTGGTGGACATCGGCCGCAAGATCGTCGACGAGAAAGTGCCGCGGCCCGCCATGGAATCGGCCACGCGATGGTTGCTGAAGGAAGGCCTGCCGTCGCCGCTCTTCGCGCCCGCCATGAAGCTCGGCCAGGCGGTGCGCGGGCTCTTGCCCGATGCGCTCAAGGCCAAGGTTCCCGCCAGGCAGGAAGCAGGCGCCTGGCCCACCGCCACGCACGCGCGCAAGGTGCTGATGCTCGCGGGCTGCGTGCAGCCGTCGATGATGCCCAACATCAACACGGCGACGGCACGCGTGCTCGACGCGGCGGGCATCCAGGCCGTGGTCGCGAAAGAGGCGGGCTGCTGCGGCGCCGTGAAGTTCCACCTCAACGACCAAGAGGGCGGCAAGGCGCAGATGCGCGCCAACATCGACGCCTGGTGGCCGCAGGTCGAACGCAACGAGGTCGAAGCCATCGTGATGAATGCTTCAGGCTGCGGCGTCACCGTGCGCGAGTACGGCCACATGCTGCAGCACGACCCGGCCTACGCGGCCAAGGCGGCACGCATCAGCCAGCTGACGCGCGACCTGAGCGAGCTGCTGCCCGCCCTGGTGCCGGCGCTGAAGGCGCGCGTGCGTGCGCCCGAGGGCGTGGTGGCCTACCACCCGCCGTGCACGCTGCAGCACGGCCAGAAGCTGCGCGGCGGTGTCGAGACGCATTTGCGCGCGCTGGGTTTCGAGGTGCGCGTGGCCATGAACGAAGCTCACCTGTGCTGCGGATCGGCGGGCACCTATTCGGTACTGCAGCCTGAACTTGCGTACCCGCTGCGCGACCGCAAGCTCGGCCATTTGCGGCAGTTGCAGCCGAGCGTCATTGCTTCGGCCAACATCGGCTGCATCACGCATCTGCAAAGTGGCAGCGAGGAAACCCCCGTGCGCCACTGGGTGGAGTTGCTGGACGCCGCCCTGGCAGCGGCCTGA
- a CDS encoding carboxypeptidase regulatory-like domain-containing protein, giving the protein MSSVQAFIVQANLRRALLALACALGAVGAQAQSAMPQWKGEGAVRYVCGGIGSDESNAMRAAMKEHPLALLFARSDGAYLADVQVDIKGAGGAPSLALRASGPVCLVDLPAGRYTVDVATAGGSAQSQSVTVGGSPKTASFRF; this is encoded by the coding sequence ATGTCTTCCGTTCAAGCTTTCATCGTCCAGGCGAACTTGCGGCGCGCCTTGCTGGCCCTTGCCTGCGCATTGGGCGCCGTCGGCGCACAGGCCCAGTCGGCCATGCCGCAGTGGAAGGGAGAGGGCGCGGTGCGCTATGTGTGCGGCGGCATCGGCTCGGACGAGTCGAACGCCATGCGCGCGGCCATGAAGGAGCATCCGCTGGCCCTGCTTTTTGCGCGCTCCGACGGGGCCTACCTGGCGGATGTGCAAGTCGACATCAAGGGCGCCGGTGGCGCGCCTTCGCTGGCGTTGCGCGCCAGCGGGCCGGTCTGCCTGGTCGATTTGCCCGCGGGCCGCTACACGGTCGACGTAGCCACGGCAGGCGGCAGTGCCCAGAGCCAGTCGGTAACAGTGGGTGGCAGCCCCAAGACCGCCAGCTTCCGCTTCTGA
- a CDS encoding glutathione peroxidase has protein sequence MTGIYDFEARQIDGKSVKLSDFRGKVLLIVNTASKCGFTPQFAGLEALHEKYANQGLVVLGFPSNQFGSQDPGTNEEIGAFCTTNYGVSFPMMEKIDVNGSGAAPLYRWLTKEKPGLLGSTAIKWNFTKFLVRRDGKVQKRYAPLDTPASLATDIEAALAAG, from the coding sequence ATGACCGGCATCTACGACTTCGAAGCCAGGCAGATCGACGGCAAGAGCGTGAAGCTCTCGGACTTCCGGGGCAAGGTGCTGCTGATCGTCAACACGGCCAGCAAGTGCGGCTTTACGCCGCAGTTCGCGGGCCTGGAGGCGCTGCATGAAAAGTATGCGAACCAGGGCTTGGTGGTGCTGGGTTTTCCATCCAACCAGTTCGGCTCGCAAGACCCGGGCACCAACGAGGAAATCGGCGCCTTCTGCACCACCAACTACGGCGTGAGTTTTCCGATGATGGAAAAGATCGACGTCAACGGCAGCGGCGCCGCACCGCTCTACCGGTGGCTCACCAAGGAGAAGCCGGGCCTCCTGGGCAGCACCGCCATCAAGTGGAACTTCACCAAGTTTCTGGTGAGGCGCGACGGCAAGGTGCAAAAGCGCTATGCGCCGCTCGACACGCCCGCTTCGCTCGCGACGGACATCGAAGCGGCGCTGGCGGCGGGCTGA
- a CDS encoding DMT family transporter, translated as MPALALIFNAFVWGVSWFPFRHIEGHGLHPVWTTCLIYVAISLAMGFFRRHAWRGFAAFPMLAALGLAAGFTNLGFNWAVTQGDVVRVVLLFYLMPLWSVLLGWAILGERPTAGALARVALALTGVVVVLKAPGVDWPVPSSLPDWLGVAAGFSFAVTNILLRHLHGAPGESRALAMFCGCALVSGIAAATGTLLGAFVSPLSADPGWIGWAALLGVGFVAANFCLQYGAARMAASATAVIMLSEVLFASVSSVALGAADMSPRILAGGALIVLAAVWSAFARTPAQGDDRLSSSTT; from the coding sequence ATGCCAGCGCTTGCACTCATCTTCAACGCCTTTGTGTGGGGCGTTTCTTGGTTTCCGTTCCGTCACATCGAAGGCCATGGGCTGCACCCGGTGTGGACCACCTGCCTCATCTACGTGGCAATTTCGCTCGCGATGGGCTTTTTCAGGCGCCATGCCTGGCGCGGCTTTGCGGCGTTTCCGATGCTGGCGGCGCTGGGCCTTGCGGCCGGCTTTACCAACCTGGGGTTCAACTGGGCCGTGACCCAGGGCGACGTGGTGCGTGTGGTGCTGCTTTTCTACCTGATGCCGCTGTGGAGCGTGCTGCTGGGCTGGGCGATATTGGGCGAGCGGCCCACGGCCGGCGCGCTTGCGCGCGTGGCGCTGGCGCTCACCGGCGTGGTGGTGGTGCTCAAGGCGCCGGGCGTCGACTGGCCTGTGCCTTCCAGCCTGCCGGATTGGCTGGGCGTGGCGGCCGGCTTCAGCTTTGCCGTGACCAACATCTTGCTGCGCCATCTGCACGGCGCTCCCGGTGAATCGCGCGCGCTGGCCATGTTCTGCGGCTGCGCGCTGGTGTCCGGCATCGCGGCGGCCACGGGCACCCTGCTCGGTGCGTTTGTTTCCCCCCTGTCGGCCGATCCCGGCTGGATCGGATGGGCCGCCTTGCTGGGCGTCGGCTTCGTGGCGGCCAACTTCTGCCTGCAATACGGCGCGGCGCGGATGGCGGCCAGCGCCACCGCGGTGATCATGCTGTCGGAGGTGCTGTTCGCCAGCGTTTCGTCGGTGGCGCTGGGCGCGGCCGACATGAGCCCGCGCATCCTCGCCGGCGGCGCGCTGATCGTGCTGGCGGCCGTGTGGTCGGCGTTTGCACGAACGCCCGCGCAGGGCGATGATCGCCTTTCGTCTTCCACCACCTGA
- the lplT gene encoding lysophospholipid transporter LplT — protein MKRGFYTIMSAQFFSSLADNAIFVVAVELMRSSGAAEWQRAALVPIFAVFYVVLAPLVGAFADALPKGRVMFISNAIKVIGCLMMLFGSHPLLSYSIVGLGAAAYSPAKYGILTELLPASQLVKANGWIEGLTIASILLGIVLGGSLVGHAVSTQLLSFDIPLIDTGIDSPAEAAIAVLIFVYALAAWFNTRIPHTGVEMRPLRANPEHGLVRNMFSLLPDFWHCNARLWRDKLGQISLATTTLFWGAGANLKYIVLAWASLALNYNTTQATALTGVVTIGMAVGAIVASMRMRLDMATRVIPMGIAMGLLVISMNLIGNVWIAVPFLILLGGLGGFLVVPMNALLQHRGHNLMGAGRSIAVQNFNEQACILLLGGFYSACTGLGLSAYAAIGAFGGVVAGCMWIIQRWHHHNLRKYPEEVEHLLAIARSDKHH, from the coding sequence ATGAAGCGCGGTTTCTACACGATCATGTCGGCCCAGTTCTTTTCGTCGCTGGCCGACAACGCGATCTTTGTCGTGGCGGTCGAGCTCATGCGCAGCTCGGGAGCGGCCGAATGGCAACGCGCGGCCCTGGTGCCGATCTTCGCCGTCTTCTATGTGGTGCTGGCACCGCTGGTGGGCGCCTTCGCCGATGCCTTGCCCAAGGGGCGGGTCATGTTCATCAGCAACGCGATCAAGGTGATCGGCTGCCTGATGATGCTGTTCGGCTCGCACCCGCTGCTCTCCTATTCGATCGTCGGGCTTGGCGCTGCGGCCTATTCGCCGGCCAAGTACGGCATATTGACCGAGCTGCTGCCGGCTTCGCAGTTGGTAAAAGCCAACGGCTGGATCGAAGGCCTCACCATCGCCTCGATCCTTCTGGGCATCGTGCTTGGCGGCTCGCTGGTGGGGCACGCGGTGTCGACCCAGCTGCTGTCGTTCGACATCCCGCTCATCGACACCGGCATCGATTCGCCGGCTGAAGCGGCCATTGCAGTGCTGATTTTTGTCTACGCACTGGCAGCCTGGTTCAACACGCGCATTCCGCACACCGGCGTGGAGATGCGGCCGCTGCGCGCCAACCCGGAGCATGGGCTGGTTCGCAACATGTTCTCGCTGCTGCCAGACTTCTGGCACTGCAATGCACGCCTGTGGCGCGACAAGCTGGGACAGATCTCGCTGGCCACCACCACGCTCTTCTGGGGCGCCGGCGCAAACCTCAAGTACATCGTGCTGGCCTGGGCCTCGCTTGCGCTCAACTACAACACCACGCAGGCCACGGCGCTCACCGGCGTGGTGACCATCGGCATGGCGGTGGGCGCCATCGTCGCTTCGATGCGCATGCGCCTGGACATGGCCACGCGCGTGATTCCGATGGGCATTGCCATGGGCCTGCTGGTGATCAGCATGAACCTGATCGGCAACGTGTGGATCGCCGTGCCGTTCCTCATTCTGCTGGGCGGGCTGGGCGGCTTCCTGGTGGTGCCGATGAACGCGCTGCTGCAGCACCGTGGCCACAACCTCATGGGCGCCGGCCGTTCCATTGCCGTGCAGAATTTCAACGAACAGGCCTGCATCCTGCTGCTTGGCGGCTTCTACAGCGCCTGCACCGGGCTGGGCCTGTCGGCCTATGCGGCCATCGGCGCCTTCGGCGGGGTGGTGGCGGGCTGCATGTGGATCATCCAGCGCTGGCATCATCACAACCTGCGCAAATACCCAGAAGAAGTCGAGCACCTGCTCGCCATCGCCCGCAGCGACAAGCATCATTGA
- the alr gene encoding alanine racemase — MPRPILATVHTASLRHNLDRVRRAAVDARVWAVVKANAYGHGIERVYEGLRGADGFALLDLAEAERVRALGWRGPVLLLEGVFDVRDLELCSRLDLWHTVHCDEQIDMLAAHKTLKPQRVFLKMNSGMNRLGFAPERFGSAWTRLNALPQVDEISLMTHFSDADGPRGIAHQLEVFERVTRDLPGERSIANSAATLRHASQTRGDWVRPGIVLYGSAPDFPQHDTAHWQLQPTMTLSTKLIGVQQLKAGDTIGYGSNFTADGPLTIGVAAVGYADGYPRHCNTGTPVLVNGVRTRMVGRVSMDMITVDLTPVPDAKFGTEVTLWGRSAVTGAVLPIDEVAQAAGTVGYELMCAVAPRVPFAPADE, encoded by the coding sequence ATGCCGCGTCCCATCCTCGCCACCGTCCATACCGCCTCACTTCGCCACAACCTCGACCGGGTGCGCCGCGCCGCGGTCGATGCCCGCGTCTGGGCTGTGGTCAAGGCCAATGCCTATGGCCATGGCATCGAACGGGTGTATGAGGGCCTTCGCGGCGCCGACGGCTTCGCGCTGCTCGACCTGGCCGAGGCAGAGCGCGTGCGCGCACTGGGCTGGCGCGGCCCCGTGCTGCTGCTCGAAGGCGTGTTCGACGTACGCGACCTGGAGCTGTGCTCGCGGCTCGACCTGTGGCACACGGTGCACTGCGACGAGCAGATCGACATGCTCGCGGCCCACAAGACGCTCAAGCCGCAACGCGTGTTCCTCAAGATGAATTCCGGCATGAACCGCCTGGGCTTCGCGCCCGAGCGTTTCGGCTCGGCCTGGACGCGCCTCAACGCCCTGCCGCAGGTCGACGAGATCTCGCTGATGACGCATTTCAGCGACGCCGACGGCCCGCGCGGCATTGCGCACCAGCTCGAGGTGTTCGAGCGCGTCACGCGCGACCTGCCGGGCGAGCGCTCCATTGCGAACAGCGCCGCCACCCTGCGCCATGCCTCGCAGACCCGCGGCGACTGGGTGCGCCCGGGCATCGTGCTGTATGGCAGCGCGCCGGACTTTCCGCAGCACGACACCGCGCATTGGCAACTGCAGCCCACCATGACGCTGTCGACAAAACTGATCGGGGTTCAGCAGCTGAAGGCGGGCGACACCATCGGCTACGGCTCCAACTTCACGGCCGACGGGCCGCTCACCATTGGCGTGGCGGCGGTTGGTTACGCCGACGGCTATCCGCGCCACTGCAACACCGGCACGCCGGTGCTGGTGAACGGCGTGCGCACCCGCATGGTGGGCCGCGTGAGCATGGACATGATCACCGTCGACCTCACGCCGGTGCCCGATGCGAAGTTCGGCACCGAGGTCACGCTGTGGGGCCGCTCGGCCGTGACCGGCGCGGTGCTGCCCATCGACGAGGTCGCGCAGGCGGCCGGCACCGTCGGCTACGAACTCATGTGCGCGGTGGCGCCGCGCGTGCCGTTCGCTCCCGCCGACGAATGA
- a CDS encoding 2-dehydropantoate 2-reductase: protein MKICIYGAGAIGGWIGAGLAQAGERLNVVARGATLEALQQDGLSVMRGDLRTRVPVNAVADPESLGTQDLVVIAVKAPALAGVAERIGPLIGPDTIVLVAMNGVPWWFLEGGFGGAITGHRLAAVDPDGAIAKAIPARNVIGCVVHASCSLDGPGVVRHHFGNGLIVGEPSGEATPRVKKLVELLKNGGFDTTLSPQIQRDVWFKLWGNMTVNPISALTGTTTDLIMGDDYVRGFISAVMLEAKEIGRRIGIEITQSPEDRHAVTMKLGAFKTSMLQDVEAGRSVELDALVTVVRELGELTAVATPFTDALLGLARLRMRQLGLY, encoded by the coding sequence ATGAAGATTTGCATCTACGGTGCCGGCGCAATCGGCGGATGGATCGGCGCCGGCCTGGCGCAGGCCGGCGAGCGGCTCAATGTGGTGGCACGCGGTGCCACGCTCGAGGCGCTGCAGCAAGACGGCCTCTCCGTGATGCGCGGCGACCTGCGCACGCGCGTGCCGGTCAACGCGGTGGCCGACCCCGAATCGCTCGGCACGCAAGACCTGGTGGTCATTGCCGTCAAGGCGCCCGCGCTGGCCGGGGTGGCCGAGCGCATCGGCCCGCTGATCGGGCCCGACACCATCGTGCTGGTCGCGATGAACGGCGTGCCCTGGTGGTTTCTCGAAGGCGGCTTCGGCGGCGCCATCACCGGCCACCGCCTGGCGGCGGTCGATCCGGACGGAGCGATTGCCAAGGCCATTCCGGCGCGCAACGTGATCGGCTGCGTGGTGCACGCGAGCTGCTCGCTGGACGGGCCAGGCGTGGTGCGGCATCACTTCGGCAATGGGCTGATCGTGGGCGAGCCCTCGGGCGAGGCCACGCCGCGTGTGAAGAAGCTGGTAGAGCTGCTCAAGAACGGCGGCTTCGACACCACGCTCTCGCCGCAGATTCAGAGAGACGTGTGGTTCAAGCTCTGGGGCAACATGACCGTGAACCCCATCAGCGCGCTCACGGGCACCACCACCGACCTCATCATGGGCGACGACTATGTGCGCGGCTTCATCTCGGCCGTGATGCTCGAGGCCAAGGAAATCGGCCGCCGCATCGGCATCGAGATCACGCAGAGCCCCGAAGACCGGCACGCGGTGACGATGAAGCTCGGCGCGTTCAAGACCTCGATGCTGCAGGACGTGGAGGCCGGGCGATCGGTGGAACTCGATGCGCTGGTGACCGTGGTGCGAGAACTGGGCGAGCTGACTGCGGTGGCCACGCCGTTCACCGATGCGCTGCTGGGATTGGCGCGGCTGCGGATGCGGCAGCTCGGGCTGTACTGA